One genomic segment of Capricornis sumatraensis isolate serow.1 chromosome 6, serow.2, whole genome shotgun sequence includes these proteins:
- the LOC138080848 gene encoding interferon tau yields MSFVLSLLMALVLVSYGPGGSLGCYLSENHMLNAQENLRLLARMNRLSPHSCLQDRKDFGLPQEMVEGGQLQDAQAISVLHEMLQQSFNLFHTERSSAAWDTTLLEQLCTGLHQQLDDLDACLGPVTGEKDSGLGRIGPILTVKKYFQGIHFYLKEKEYSDCAWEIVRVEMMRALSSSTTLQERLKQTGGDLNSP; encoded by the coding sequence ATGTCTTTCGTGCTCTCTCTACTGATGGCCCTGGTGCTGGTTAGCTACGGCCCGGGAGGATCTCTGGGTTGTTACCTGTCTGAAAACCACATGCTAAATGCCCAGGAGAACCTCAGGCTCCTGGCCCGAATGAACAGACTCTCCCCTCATTCCTGTCTGCAGGACAGAAAAGACTTTGGTCttccccaggagatggtggagggcgGCCAGCTGCAGGACGCCCAGGCCATCTCTGTGCTCCATGAGATGCTCCAGCAGAGCTTCAACCTCTTCCACACAGAGCGCTCCTCTGCTGCCTGGGACACCACCCTCCTGGAGCAGCTCTGCACTGGACTCCATCAGCAGCTGGACGACCTGGACGCCTGCCTGGGTCCAGTGACGGGAGAGAAAGACTCTGGGCTGGGAAGGATAGGCCCCATTCTGACCGTGAAGAAGTACTTCCAGGGCATCCATTTCTACCTGAAAGAGAAGGAATACAGTGACTGCGCCTGGGAAATCGTCAGAGTGGAGATGATGAGAGCCCTCTCGTCGTCAACCACCTTGCAAGAAAGGTTAAAACAGACGGGTGGAGATCTGAACTCACCTTGA
- the LOC138081038 gene encoding interferon alpha-1-like, with the protein MAPAWSLLLALLMLSCKAICSRSCHLPHTHSLANRRVLPLLQQLRRVSPSSCLQDTNDFSFPQEVLGGSQLQKAQAISVLHEVTQHTFQLFSTEGSAAAWDQSLLDKLRTTLDQQLTDLQACLRQEEGLQGAPLLKEDSSLAVRKYFHRVTLYLQEKGHSPCAWEIVRAEVMRAFSSSTNLQERFRSKD; encoded by the coding sequence ATGGCCCCAGCCTGGTCCTTACTCCTGGCTCTGCTGATGCTCAGCTGCAAAGCCATCTGCTCTCGGAGCTGCCACCTGCCTCACACCCACAGCCTGGCCAACAGGAGGGTCCTGCCGCTCCTGCAACAACTGAGGAGggtctccccttcctcctgcctgcagGACACAAATGACTTCTCATTCCCCCAGGAGGTGCTGGGTGGCAGCCAGTTGCAGAAGGCTCAAGCCATCTCTGTGCTCCACGAGGTGACCCAGCACACCTTCCAGCTCTTCAGCACAGAGGGCTCGGCCGCCGCGTGGGACCAGAGCCTCCTGGACAAGCTCCGCACCACACTGGATCAGCAGCTCACTGACCTGCAAGCCTGTctcaggcaggaggaggggctgcAAGGGGCTCCCCTGCTCAAGGAGGACTCCAGCCTGGCTGTGAGGAAATACTTCCACAGAGTCACTCTCTATCTGCAAGAGAAGGGACACAGCCCTTGTGCCTGGGAGATTGTCAGAGCAGAAGTCATGAGAGCCTTCTCTTCCTCAACAAACCTGCAGGAGAGATTCAGGAGCAAGGACTGA
- the LOC138080897 gene encoding interferon tau-6-like, producing the protein MAFVLSLRMALVLVSYGPGGSLGCYLSWRLMLDVRENLRLQDRMNRLSPRSCLQDRKDFGLPQEMVEGDQLQKDQAFSVLYEMLQQSFNLFHTERSSAAWDTTLLEQLRTGLQQKLDDLDTCRGPVMGEKDSELGKMDPIVTVKKYFQGIYDYLQEKGYSDCAWEIVRVEMMRALTSSTTLKKG; encoded by the coding sequence ATGGCCTTTGTGCTCTCTCTACGGATGGCCCTGGTGCTGGTCAGCTACGGCCCGGGAGGATCTCTGGGTTGTTACCTATCTTGGAGACTCATGCTGGATGTCAGGGAGAACCTCAGGCTCCAGGACCGAATGAACAGACTGTCACCTCGTTCCTGTCTGCAGGATAGAAAAGACTTTGGTCttccccaggagatggtggagggcgACCAGCTCCAGAAGGACCAGGCCTTCTCTGTGCTCTATGAGATGCTCCAGCAGAGCTTCAACCTCTTCCACACAGAGCGCTCCTCTGCTGCCTGGGACACCACCCTCCTGGAGCAGCTCCGCACTGGACTCCAACAGAAGCTGGACGACCTGGACACCTGCAGGGGTCCCGTGATGGGGGAGAAAGACTCTGAACTGGGAAAGATGGACCCCATTGTGACTGTGAAGAAGTACTTCCAGGGCATCTATGACTACCTGCAAGAGAAGGGATACAGCGACTGCGCCTGGGAAATCGTCAGAGTGGAGATGATGAGAGCCCTCACTTCATCAACCACCttgaaaaaaggttaa